In Agromyces archimandritae, one genomic interval encodes:
- a CDS encoding fibronectin type III domain-containing protein, with the protein MATWNYTLAGGYQLRLIVNQGTQNVGGNYTPAPSSLRLVKGSGSGKWADGPHYWSVRVGTFYAEGSIPSYDFRGSVTEIVLWSGTPNLTHNAAGYLTAAVAAGFDDNNVWGELGDGNIASSITFSRIPKTPGAPTGLSAGATTASSVTLAWKAPGDNGGKSITEYQVQFATNSAFTAGVGTKTFSGSGTTGKTVPGLTPGPAYYFRVRARNERGYSGYSGTVSKTPALPAPTLAALTQTTGGALVVNWSAPSPSTGLTGYRVQIATNSAFSANLINVDISGTGTSYARTGLIGGRHYYVRVAARTAGGINTYSGARSHLLVLESGNLAGWSRVGTKPAAVSYFTTSGLRRGTAGGKQALWLESLSTAGASLPANAHGIQRTVTGLTVGKAYRLEASGLRSGAPAGDAYRLRVVGEGDGPAVTLGTASTSLGSVEFVADATSAVLQILLAEAVTVAGATDSVERAGFHGIRLLELATDYPQRLRETILESDLATHFDLACNSVGATWSVGPDGTTRFQLPGTALPVSAIFSDEIDDSAHSYIDVTAGYDTRAMVNRLEVTNYGVDAARTNEQNDTLVVSSPASIAAYGTRSQTLRTNLYAEAPYDESLTARLAAILDARDEPELLISQLRLNAQQDLTMAAGLDVGQRILARFNGHEQDSQIIAITHDIQPARWLVTLDLQPLE; encoded by the coding sequence ATGGCCACCTGGAACTACACTCTCGCCGGCGGCTACCAGCTGCGCCTGATCGTCAATCAGGGCACCCAGAACGTGGGCGGCAACTACACGCCGGCCCCGTCGAGCCTGCGCCTGGTCAAGGGGTCCGGGTCGGGTAAGTGGGCTGACGGCCCGCACTACTGGTCGGTTCGGGTCGGCACGTTCTACGCCGAGGGGTCCATCCCCAGTTACGACTTCCGCGGCAGTGTCACCGAGATCGTGCTGTGGTCTGGCACCCCGAACCTGACCCACAACGCCGCCGGCTACCTAACCGCGGCCGTCGCCGCCGGTTTCGACGACAACAACGTCTGGGGCGAGCTCGGTGACGGGAACATCGCCAGCTCGATCACGTTCTCGCGGATCCCGAAGACGCCCGGCGCCCCGACAGGCCTGTCCGCCGGCGCGACGACTGCCTCGAGCGTCACCCTGGCTTGGAAGGCCCCCGGCGACAACGGCGGCAAGTCGATCACCGAATACCAGGTGCAGTTCGCCACGAACTCGGCGTTCACCGCCGGCGTCGGCACGAAGACATTCAGCGGATCCGGCACGACCGGCAAGACCGTCCCCGGCCTCACTCCCGGCCCGGCGTACTACTTCCGGGTGCGGGCCCGCAACGAACGCGGCTACTCCGGGTACTCCGGTACGGTCTCGAAAACGCCGGCGCTGCCGGCGCCGACGCTCGCCGCGCTGACGCAGACGACCGGCGGCGCGCTCGTGGTGAACTGGTCGGCGCCGTCCCCGTCGACAGGCCTGACCGGCTACCGCGTCCAGATCGCCACGAACTCGGCGTTCAGTGCGAACCTGATCAACGTCGACATCTCGGGCACCGGCACGAGCTACGCCCGCACCGGCCTGATCGGCGGCCGCCACTACTACGTCAGGGTCGCCGCCCGCACCGCCGGCGGCATCAACACCTACTCGGGTGCGCGCTCGCACCTGCTGGTGCTGGAGTCCGGCAACCTCGCCGGCTGGAGCCGGGTCGGCACCAAGCCGGCCGCCGTCAGCTACTTCACAACCTCGGGCCTTCGCCGAGGCACCGCCGGCGGCAAACAGGCCCTGTGGCTCGAATCGCTCTCCACGGCCGGGGCGAGCCTGCCGGCCAACGCGCACGGCATCCAACGCACCGTCACCGGTCTGACGGTCGGCAAGGCGTACCGCCTCGAGGCATCCGGCCTCCGCTCCGGGGCGCCGGCCGGCGACGCCTACCGGCTCCGCGTCGTCGGCGAGGGCGACGGCCCCGCCGTCACCCTCGGCACCGCCTCGACCTCGCTCGGGTCCGTCGAGTTCGTCGCCGACGCCACGAGCGCTGTGCTCCAGATCCTGCTCGCCGAGGCCGTCACCGTCGCCGGCGCGACCGACTCGGTGGAGCGCGCCGGCTTCCACGGCATCCGCCTGCTGGAGCTTGCCACCGACTACCCGCAGCGCCTCCGCGAGACGATCCTCGAGTCCGACCTCGCCACACACTTCGACCTCGCATGCAACTCGGTCGGCGCGACGTGGAGCGTCGGCCCGGACGGCACGACCCGGTTCCAGCTGCCGGGCACCGCCCTGCCGGTATCGGCGATTTTTTCCGACGAGATCGACGACAGCGCCCATTCCTACATCGACGTGACCGCCGGCTACGACACACGTGCCATGGTCAACCGCCTCGAGGTCACCAACTACGGCGTGGACGCCGCCCGCACCAACGAGCAGAACGACACCCTCGTCGTCTCGTCGCCGGCCTCGATCGCCGCCTACGGCACCCGCTCGCAGACACTCCGCACCAACCTCTACGCCGAAGCGCCCTACGACGAGTCGTTGACCGCCCGCCTGGCCGCGATCCTCGACGCCCGCGACGAGCCCGAACTGCTGATCTCGCAGCTGCGCCTGAACGCGCAGCAAGACCTCACCATGGCCGCCGGCCTCGACGTCGGCCAACGCATCCTCGCCCGCTTCAACGGGCACGAGCAAGACTCCCAGATCATCGCGATCACCCACGACATTCAGCCGGCCCGCTGGCTCGTCACCCTCGACCTGCAACCCCTGGAGTAA